A region of the Halostella limicola genome:
CGACGATCTGGAGGAGGAGTACACTCTGGCGGAACTCGACGAGATCCGGCAGGAACTGATCGTTCTCATGCTCGGTAAAGACCGGATCGAGGAGTTCGCGAACGTGGGGGAGTTCGTCGCGCTCACCTACTGGATGGACCGCGCGATCATCTATCACTTCCCGGAGACAGAGTCGTTCTACGGCCGCGTCGTGAGCGTCGAACCGTCGGCGGAGTCGGTGCGCGAGGAGATATTCGAGGCGTGCAGTCCGAAGGCGTAACCGCGTATACCCGATAATTAGCGATCCGGGGAAACGTTTTTTGAAGAATTCGGAGAGAACGAACTGTGTCGACGATCATTGGATGCACGCTTCCCGACCCGTATTACAGTACTGTCGAGTCCATTCGAGACGAACTAGTAGAGACGTTCGGCGTCGACGAGTACGCCAACCCGTTCCCGCACTTTACGCTGTATCCGCTGGGCGATGACGTGGATATCACAGCGGTTGTAACCGCCGTCGAGGAGGCGACGGAAGATCGGTGTCCGTTCACAGTGCACACCGATGGGATCGGTCTCTTCCCCCAGAACGTCGTCTGGCTCCCCGTCGCTAAATCTCCCGAGCTCGCGGGCCTCCAGTCCGACGTCGTACGGGCGGTCGAGAGTTTCGGACCGCCACCGGTCCCGTATTACGAACCGCACCGGTGGTTCCCACACGTCGGCTTCGCAGTCGGCGAAGACGATGAGCAAACCGGCGACATCGTCGAATTCCTGCTGGACTACGATCTCGAGTGGGAGTTCACCGTCGATAACGTCACGATCACTCGACCGCCCGCCGAGGGCGAAAAATACGAAGTGATGGCGTCTATCGATCTGTGAAGAGGCCGTAATCAGCAGACCGGTCGTCTCGACCGCTGAGGGTCCCACGGGGCCGACTGGTTCAAAACGGCCCGTCACCGGTGCAACCTGAAGGGATTATCCCGCTTGCCCACCGAGGGCCTGTATGCAGTGGTGCGACCAGCCACCGGGGTCGGGCGGGAACGAGGGTGTGAGAGCCCGGAACCGATGCGCGGAG
Encoded here:
- a CDS encoding 2'-5' RNA ligase family protein, with product MSTIIGCTLPDPYYSTVESIRDELVETFGVDEYANPFPHFTLYPLGDDVDITAVVTAVEEATEDRCPFTVHTDGIGLFPQNVVWLPVAKSPELAGLQSDVVRAVESFGPPPVPYYEPHRWFPHVGFAVGEDDEQTGDIVEFLLDYDLEWEFTVDNVTITRPPAEGEKYEVMASIDL